A region of Myxococcus stipitatus DSM 14675 DNA encodes the following proteins:
- a CDS encoding Dickkopf N-terminal cysteine-rich domain-containing protein → MKHVVMGLFLALAVVGCGGTKDDDGGNDDPGKQGEGLCSASKACPSGQFCFNGLCAIGCQSNANCAADQYCDLEDTGMPAAFCKNKKAGTCSSNSQCLSNQICIEGLCSLKPPENPPTCNPNTSDFKDGCDTYSVCLDPDDQGSQKPYCASFAPCPEDGVCPTGLGGAVCNDGYLQNKGRFCMQGLCRENSNCPSSWNCVKPFSGAVLGFCSPGALGFPCTENSHCKSGQCFSAPGMMGACM, encoded by the coding sequence ATGAAGCATGTGGTGATGGGACTGTTCCTGGCGCTGGCGGTGGTGGGCTGTGGCGGCACGAAGGACGACGACGGCGGCAACGACGACCCCGGCAAGCAGGGTGAGGGCCTGTGCAGCGCGAGCAAGGCCTGCCCCTCCGGCCAGTTCTGTTTCAACGGCCTGTGCGCCATCGGCTGTCAGTCGAACGCCAACTGCGCGGCGGACCAGTACTGCGACCTCGAGGACACGGGCATGCCCGCCGCCTTCTGCAAGAACAAGAAGGCCGGGACGTGCAGCTCCAACAGCCAGTGCTTGAGCAACCAGATCTGCATCGAGGGCCTGTGCAGCCTGAAGCCGCCCGAGAACCCGCCGACGTGCAACCCCAACACGTCGGACTTCAAGGACGGCTGTGACACGTATTCGGTGTGCCTGGACCCGGATGACCAGGGCAGCCAGAAGCCGTACTGCGCCAGCTTCGCGCCGTGCCCCGAGGACGGCGTGTGCCCCACGGGCCTGGGCGGCGCGGTGTGCAACGACGGCTATCTGCAGAACAAGGGCCGCTTCTGCATGCAGGGCCTCTGCCGTGAGAACTCCAACTGCCCGTCGTCGTGGAACTGCGTGAAGCCCTTCTCGGGCGCGGTGCTCGGCTTCTGCAGCCCGGGCGCCCTCGGCTTCCCGTGCACCGAGAACTCGCATTGCAAGAGCGGTCAGTGCTTCTCCGCGCCCGGAATGATGGGCGCCTGCATGTAG
- a CDS encoding serine/threonine-protein kinase — translation MTGEVLSGRYRLERELGRGGMATVFLATDLRLSRPVALKRMHPGGGAGRAERFRREAELAASLRHPNVLEVHDYGEDGAHGPFLVCEWVRGEDLRALAGRLAPVPPEAAMVLAWELARALAAAHAVGIVHRDVKPENVLVAEGGPLKLADFGLAALEDQERLTSTGAVTGSLPYMAPERIDTGAYSSASDVYAVGVILFELCSGATPHSGKGAAHLAASVMTKDAPSLTEEVPGTPEPLAVLVAGCLARDARDRPKDGAALASALEELLLKRVGPPAEVAREFFGNPVAVAAKWRRGRFERLLEEGRGLLARGEGARAAKVLNTALVLEPGSTEVLALLREGPKRSRSKGGVLAAGLAGCAVVGWGGWMLVSSEGLNAGPVSPAAMRKPVGVEEAGNPRPDAVKGPPGGVGETGEEGRSPEIMAASGSTAPVDSRQPASAGGAPTHGQDVVATRVAKSGGGAPADSYQRGVEGRVPTSAGTVVAPGDSQQRGVAGRVPTSAGTVVAPGDSQQRGVAGRAPTDEQAAASGGMAVAAPVDSRERGVSGRAPTDALTVASAGAVGGAPGDSRQHAPSEMPAGSFKVPASGSTGSEARDRTKDAGLKSDSAKLPPASVSGTAPSAAPAREESAKPAVLKVTSRPWAEVFVNGESRGYTPRVRELSLPPGTHRLRFVNPLCDEVEVAVTLAAGETVARDVVLTLRKAEVSIQAPVGARLFVDGREVGTAPLPGPVSLEHGKHRVSAHLPGATPVQREVEVVAGRRLEVSLEVTP, via the coding sequence ATGACGGGTGAGGTGCTGTCGGGCCGCTACCGGCTCGAGCGGGAGCTGGGGCGTGGTGGGATGGCCACGGTCTTCCTGGCGACGGACTTGCGGCTGTCTCGCCCGGTGGCGTTGAAGCGCATGCATCCGGGGGGAGGCGCGGGGCGCGCGGAGCGCTTCCGCCGGGAGGCCGAGCTGGCCGCTTCGCTCCGTCACCCCAACGTCCTGGAGGTCCACGACTACGGCGAGGATGGGGCGCATGGTCCGTTCCTCGTTTGTGAGTGGGTGAGAGGCGAGGACCTGCGGGCGTTGGCGGGGAGGCTCGCGCCGGTGCCGCCCGAGGCCGCGATGGTGCTGGCCTGGGAGCTGGCGCGCGCGCTGGCGGCGGCGCATGCGGTGGGCATCGTCCACCGGGACGTGAAGCCGGAGAACGTGCTCGTGGCCGAGGGTGGGCCGCTGAAGCTGGCGGACTTCGGGCTCGCGGCGCTGGAGGACCAGGAGCGGCTGACGAGCACGGGCGCGGTGACGGGCTCGCTGCCGTACATGGCGCCCGAGCGCATCGACACGGGGGCGTACTCGTCCGCGTCGGATGTGTATGCGGTGGGGGTCATCCTGTTCGAGCTGTGCTCGGGGGCCACGCCGCACTCGGGCAAGGGCGCCGCGCACCTGGCCGCGTCGGTGATGACGAAGGACGCGCCGTCGCTGACGGAGGAGGTGCCGGGGACGCCGGAGCCGCTGGCCGTGTTGGTGGCGGGGTGTCTGGCGAGGGATGCGAGGGACCGGCCGAAGGATGGCGCGGCGCTCGCTTCGGCGCTGGAGGAGTTGCTCCTGAAGCGGGTGGGGCCTCCGGCGGAGGTGGCGCGGGAGTTCTTCGGAAATCCGGTGGCTGTTGCAGCGAAGTGGCGGCGGGGGCGCTTCGAGCGGTTGCTGGAGGAGGGGCGCGGGCTGCTGGCGCGAGGGGAGGGGGCACGGGCTGCGAAGGTGCTCAACACGGCGCTGGTGCTGGAGCCCGGGTCGACGGAGGTGCTGGCGCTGCTGCGCGAGGGACCGAAGCGCTCCAGGTCGAAGGGTGGGGTGCTCGCGGCGGGGCTCGCGGGCTGCGCGGTGGTGGGGTGGGGCGGGTGGATGCTGGTTTCGAGTGAAGGTTTGAACGCGGGGCCCGTCAGTCCCGCCGCCATGCGGAAGCCGGTTGGAGTGGAAGAGGCGGGGAACCCTCGCCCGGACGCAGTGAAGGGGCCCCCGGGAGGCGTGGGGGAGACAGGCGAGGAAGGGCGCTCTCCAGAAATCATGGCGGCGAGTGGCTCGACAGCTCCCGTCGACTCCCGGCAGCCAGCGAGCGCCGGAGGGGCGCCGACGCATGGTCAGGACGTGGTGGCTACCAGAGTGGCGAAGTCGGGTGGTGGTGCTCCCGCGGACTCGTACCAGCGAGGGGTTGAGGGGCGGGTGCCAACCTCCGCCGGAACGGTGGTGGCTCCTGGAGACTCGCAGCAGCGAGGAGTTGCGGGGCGGGTGCCAACCTCCGCCGGAACGGTGGTGGCTCCTGGAGACTCGCAGCAGCGAGGAGTTGCGGGGCGGGCGCCCACGGATGAGCAGGCCGCTGCATCCGGCGGAATGGCGGTGGCGGCTCCCGTGGACTCGCGCGAGCGAGGAGTGTCGGGGCGGGCGCCAACGGATGCTCTGACCGTGGCATCCGCCGGAGCGGTGGGTGGCGCTCCAGGAGACTCCCGGCAGCACGCACCGAGCGAGATGCCGGCCGGGAGCTTCAAGGTGCCCGCGTCCGGCTCGACGGGCAGCGAAGCTCGCGACCGCACGAAGGATGCAGGCCTCAAGTCGGACTCAGCGAAGCTCCCACCGGCCTCGGTGTCAGGGACCGCTCCTTCAGCGGCACCCGCACGGGAGGAGAGCGCGAAGCCCGCGGTGTTGAAGGTGACGTCGCGTCCGTGGGCGGAGGTGTTCGTGAACGGCGAGAGCCGAGGCTACACGCCGCGCGTGCGCGAGCTCTCCCTCCCGCCGGGCACCCACCGGCTGCGCTTCGTCAATCCGTTGTGCGACGAAGTCGAAGTCGCGGTGACGCTCGCGGCCGGTGAGACCGTGGCGCGCGACGTGGTGCTGACGCTGCGCAAGGCGGAGGTCTCCATCCAGGCCCCCGTGGGCGCGAGGCTCTTCGTGGATGGGCGCGAAGTGGGCACCGCGCCACTGCCGGGCCCGGTGTCGCTCGAGCACGGGAAGCATCGCGTGAGCGCGCATCTTCCCGGAGCCACCCCGGTGCAGCGCGAGGTGGAGGTCGTGGCCGGTCGTCGCCTCGAGGTGTCGTTGGAGGTGACGCCGTGA